GACCCATGCCAATCATCGACGACAAGGCCAAGCGCGACGAGATCATCGGCCTGCTCACCGAGGCCTACTGGATGGAGATCGAGACGGTGATGAACTACATCGCCAACTCGGTGAACCTCGACGGCGTCCGCGCCGAAGAGATCAAGAAGAGCCTCGGAGCCGACGTGACGGCCGAGATCACGCACGCCCAGCAGTTCGCCAAGCGCATCAAGACGCTCTCGGGCCAGGCGCCGGGCAGCTTCGCGTTCAAGCCCTCGCAGGCCACGCTGCAGCCTCCGGCCGACAGCCGGGACGTCGTGAGCGTGATCAAGGGCGTGATCGATGCCGAGCACGGAGCGATTCAGCACTACAACAAGCTGATCAAGGCTTGTGACGGCGTCGACTACGTGACGCAGGACATGGCGATCGGTATTCTCACCGACGAGCAGGACCACCTGCGCGAGTTCGAGGGCTTCCTGAAGGAGTACGAAGGGAAGTAGTCATGTCTCGGCGGGCTGCTGTCCCGGCGCTCGTCGCGCTCTGC
Above is a genomic segment from Acidobacteriota bacterium containing:
- a CDS encoding rubrerythrin, yielding MPIIDDKAKRDEIIGLLTEAYWMEIETVMNYIANSVNLDGVRAEEIKKSLGADVTAEITHAQQFAKRIKTLSGQAPGSFAFKPSQATLQPPADSRDVVSVIKGVIDAEHGAIQHYNKLIKACDGVDYVTQDMAIGILTDEQDHLREFEGFLKEYEGK